The Fibrobacter sp. genomic sequence GTCCTTGGTTTCGATGGTGAGTACCTTAGGCTTCTTGAAGATGCGGAAGCGGTCGCCGAAGGCGTCGTCCACAGAGCGCTGGTAACCGATGGCGATACCGAAGTGGGTCACCACGGCGTTGCCGTCGAAGTACAAGGTCAGAACCGGGTTCTGGGGCTTCTGGGGCATAGTGTAGAGCCATGCGGTTTTCAAGTCGTTGTCGTTCAGGTTGGAAAGCGGGTAACCCTTGGTCATGTCCACTTCCAGAGCCTTGGTTTCGTAATTGCCAAGAGCCTCGGCCCATTCCAGTTGGCGCAAGGTGCTTTCTGGTTTGTGGGTCAGCATGAGCAAAATCAGGAGCATGATGATCAGCGGGAAGATGAACACGGCGAGAGCAGTGAGCTTTTTCTGGAGGAGCTTTGCCTTCGGGGTAATCTTGGTGGCCATGTCCGTAATGGAGGCGGTGTGGCGGCGCAAGGTCGAAGTGACGCGGGGAGACTGGTGGGTGTCCTTGTCGTTGGGGAACACCTGGTCGCATGCGTCTAAAAATTCCTGCATGTCGTGGAAGCGTTCGTTGAGCTTCTTCTTGAGGCACTTGAGGATCAATGCGGAAAGTCCCGGCGGCATATCCTTGCGGAAAAGTTCCGGTGCAGGAGGCTGTTCCTGAACGTGCTTCAGTGCGATTTCCACAGGGCGGTTGCCTTCGAAGGGGAGGCGGCCGCAGGTCATTTCGTACAAGATCACGCCCATGCTGTAAATGTCGGACTGCAGGGTGACGCTATCGCCGTGGCACTGTTCCGGACTCATGTATTCCGGAGTACCCATGGTCATGCCGGTGCGGGTGAGGCGTTCCTTTTCAAGTTCACGGATGTAGGAAATGCCGAAGTCCATCACGTACACACGGTTGTCGTGGGTGAGCATGATGTTGGACGGCTTCACGTCGCGGTGAACGATGCCCTTGCTGTGGGCGTAGAGAAGACCTCGTGCAATCTGACGGATAATGACGTCGATGGCTTCAAAGGAGAGCTGTTCCTTGTTGCGCAGAATTTCGGAAAGGTTGGTGCCCTGAACGTAGGTCATGGCGATGAACAACTGGTTTTCCTGCTGACCAAAGTCGAACACATGAACGATGTTCTGGTGGTCCAATTCCTTCATTGCCTGGGCTTCGAGATAGAAACGCTGGATAGCTTCCTGGTCGGAAGAGGAATCCAAAATCTTGAAGGCGACTTCACGTTTCAGCTTTTTGTCCAGGGCCTTGTAGACATTGCCCATACCACCCTTGCCCAGGGTGCCAAGAAGATCGTAGTTTGCGTTAAACGGACGAGGAAAAATTTCTGGTTTCTGCGGTGCGATCATTTTGCTTTTTTGGAACAGTGAATCTTAATTACCATCACAATATAACAACCTAATGCGATAGCGAGTGCGGCCAGGATGTTTTCAATGGGGTCTTGGCGCTCAAGTAACAGATTTAAAAGGGAATTCTGGTTGTAACGGGACCAAATCACGTTGGAAAGGCCGCGTCCGATGGGAAGCATCTGGTCCAGCGGTACCAAGGCTCCGGCTAAAGCCACCTGAGGAATAATCAGGAGCGGGAGCAAAGCGTTTGCCTGGCCTGCGTTCTTGGAGAAAGCGCTGACGGTAAGGCCCACGGTAACCGGCGGGATAATCATGGCGGCCACCACCAGCAGGAGCTGGGCGGGGGAGGCGTGAACCTGGGTGCGGATGCTGACAAACAGGTAGACGATTAAAGTCTGGAGCCACGCCACCAAAGTGGGCAGGAACAGTTTTGCGGTAACGGTGGTAAGTACAGAAACGCCTTTGCGGAATTCGCCTCGGAGGATTTCCTTTTCCTGGACGATTTCTCGAATGGAAAGGGATAGGGCCAACCAGTTGGCGGAAAGGATAACGGCAAAGGCCACGATCCAAAGGGAGGTGAGACTGGAGAAAATCTGGGAGAACAAGAAGCCGATTACGAGAGGCTGGATCAGCAGGGCGATAAACTTGCCCTTGTCTCGGAACCACTGTTTTGCGGTGAGTGCCACCTTGTAGAAGAACATGGAGGAAAGGTTTGTTTTCGGGAAACAGAAATTGACCTTGTCCTTGTTTTCTTTAAGTGTGGGGCTGACCTGGGTGGCCATGGTTTCCTGGACTTTCTTTTCTTCGAAAGTTTTTTTCCAGTGGAGGGAAGTTTCGTCGTTGAGACTGGCGAGAATTTTTTCTGGGTCGCGGGTCTCGAAGTAGCGGTAAGATTCCTCGGGGCTTCCGAAGAAGCCTTGTTCACCTTGGTGAAGGACCAGAACCTTGTTTGCAATTTCCAGAGCTTCGTAGCTGTGGGTGGTCAAGATGATGGTGTGGCCAAGGAAGGAAAGCTGCTTGAGGTGGGAGCAGAGGATCTTGGAGTTGAACGGGTCCAGGCCGGACAGCGGTTCGTCCAGGATGATAAGGCCTGGGTTCCCCATGAGTTCGCGGGCGAGGGCGGCGCGGCGGGATTCGCCGCCGCTGAGCGTTTTGACGGCGTTGTCCATGCGGTCGCTCAGCCCGAAAAGTTCGCAGAACTTTTCAAGCCGCCCTTGGGCGTTCTGCTTGAAGTCCTGCTTGTTCATGGAGACGCGTCCACCGTCCAGAAGGGTTTCGCGGACGGTCAAGTCCTTACGCAGTTCCGGGTCCTGCTCTAGGAATGCAATATGCTTGCGGATTTCCGCATTCCTGTAATCCAGGGAACCGATGCGGACCTCGGAACTTTCACCGCTCCTGTGAATGCCTTGCAGCAGGCGGAGTAACGTAGACTTGCCCTGGCCGGATCGTCCGATGATGGCGAGAATTTCACCCGCCTGCAAATTGAAGTTCACGTCGTGAAGCAACTGCTTCTTGCCGGCGAAAACATCCAGATTCTTCACGCAGACATCGAACCCGTGGGGACGATTCCTGCAAACTAAAGACGCCCCGTCGAATTCCATTTCGCAGCTGGGTAAACGCAATACTTCGCCTTGTGCAAGCTTGGTCTGCTTGATGCTTTTGCCCTGAGCGTTGGTCAACGCTTCCTTAAACTTCAAGGCGGCGCAGTTCCCGTTGCAGTTTCCTGCGACTTTCTGTCCTGCGCAAATCTTTGCTTCAACGCCTTTGGGGATGTCCACTTCATCAGTTTCGATGGCTGTCCATTTTTCTGTCAGCGCCTTGGTAACGGAAATTTCCTGGTCCGCAGATTCCATCAGCAACAGGGAAAGCTTGCTTCCCTTGAAGGCAACCTTCAGCTGGAGCGGCCCCACCTGAATTACGTCACCGTCCGCAATTTCAGCAGGCTTGCCTACGGAATCTTCCGTTTTAGGATCAACGTTTTTTCCGTTGACTTGTGTGACGCTGTTTTTGGTAAGGTTCGTCAGAAACCATTTCTCGTTGACACGTTCCAATACGGCATGATACCTGGACACCATCAGGTTGTCCAGAACCAGGCTGTTGTCCGACTTGCGGCCTATGGTAAAAGGCTTGTCAGACTCTACGTTTACCAGTCGAAATGATTGCATATTCCCTATGTCATTGCGAGGCCTTTAGGCCGACGCAATCGAAGCGTTTATATCCTTAGTCTTGCAAGCTCTTGAGGCCAGCGATAAATCTGTCGCAAGCCTTAGCCAAGGTTTCGTCGCTTGCTGCGTAGGAGAAACGAACGCAGGTGTCGTCGCCGAATGCGGCGCCCGGCACAATGGCCAAGCCCTGGCTCTGCAGCAAGTATTCGCAAAGTTCAATGGAACCGCCGATCACCTTGCCTTCGGGAGACTTCTTGCCGTAGAAGCAATCTACGGGAGCAAAGAGATAGAATGCGCCTTCCGGTGCGTGGGCGGGAACCGGCAGAATTTCTGCGGTACGAGCCAGCATGTAGTCGCGACGCTTGCGGAAAGCCTTCTGCATGGCTTCCACGTTGGACTTGTCCATTTCAAGAGCGCCCAGAGCGGCGTACTGTGCCACGTTGCTGGGATGGTGAGTTGCCTGGCCCTGGATCTTGCCGATAATCTTTGCGATTTCAGCAGGAGCTGCATCGTAACCGATTCGCCAACCAGTCATGCAGTGAGACTTGGAGAAACCGTTGATGACGATGGTACGTTCTGCCATGCCGGGGAATGCGGCTGCAGATGCAAATTCGGTGTCGTAGACAAAGTATTCGTAGACTTCGTCAGAAATGCAGTAGATGTCCTTTTCCACAATGACCTTTGCAAGTTCAGCAAGTTCAGCCTTGGTGTAGACTGCACCAGTGGGGTTGCAGGGGTTGTTCAGAAGGATGGCCTTGGTCTTGTCGGTGCATGCGGCACGAAGCTGTTCTGCAGTAATCTTGAATTTTGCATCCTTAGTAGCCTGCACAAACACGGGAGTACCGCCAAGCCACTTCACCAGCTCCGGATAGGTCACCCAGTAAGGGGCGGGGATGATCACTTCGTCACCCGGGTTAATGAGTGCAGCAAGAGAATTGAATACGGCGTGCTTTGCGCCGCTGGTCATAATAATCTGTTCCGGCTTGTAGTCCAGTCCGTTCTCGTCCTTCAACTTCTTTGCAACAGCCTTGCGGACTTCCATGATACCCACGGGAGCGGTGTAGCGAGTCTTGCCGTCGTTGATGGCCTTGCAGGCGGCTTCACGGATTGGTTCCGGTGTGGGAAAATCCGGTTCACCTGCGCCCAGGCTTACCACGTCCTTGCCGTCGGCGATCATCTGCTTTGCCAAGGTATCGATGGCAACGGTGAGGGATGCTGCAATATTCAAAGTTCTATTGGAGAGGTTTTTCATTTTCTTTGCGAGCCTTTTTGCGGAGTCGGTATTGGTCCAGCGCTCCGGCAATGAGAGGATAAATCGAGAACTGGGAAACAAAGATACAAATCATGCCAATCATAGAAATTTGGCCGATGCTCTTGATTCCAGGGTGGGATGAAAATAGCAGGGCAAAGCTTCCGATCAGAGCGGCGAGCTGTGCGAAAAGAACAGAAGAAAATTTTGTCTGCAAAATCGTGAGGGCTGTGCCGTCCTGCTTTTCGTAGTAGGAGTCCCAAAGCTGCAGAGAACCATCAACGCTAGCCCCAATCAGCAGAACAAAGGCCACGGAACTATAGGCGGAAATATGGATGTTGAACATGTAGACTGCAACGGTCACCCAGCTCAATGCAAAAATGGAGGGGAGCATGGTGAAGAATGCCCTGCTCAGTTTGTTGTAGAAAAGCAACAGAACGAACCACAAAAGGATTGTTCCCAGCGCAATGGACTTGTCGATGTTTGCTAGAATCAAATCCAAAACGGAGGCTCGCAAAATGGTGGTTCCGCAAATCTTGAACTTCTTATCCTGAACACCTTCCAGTTGACGAACTTGCTTGTTGATGCGGCGGCAGGCCAGACCGTTATTTGCGTCAACATTGGGAATGATGAAGGCGAATACGCCAGAGTTTCTGTTCTTGTCAGAGAACTTGCGACGGATGTTTTCAGAAAGCTCGAATTCCTTGACATCGTTTTCGTAGTTGTACAGCATTTCTACGACAGAAGCGCTGTCTTTGGATCCGATGGCGCTAAGGACGTCATCATCCACCAATTCGCGAAGTCTTTCGATTTGTTCTCTCTTGTTTGAAGATTCCTTGGGGAGGAATTGATACTGGGTGTAGATTCTTCCTAAGTCAGGAACGGATCCGCGATCCTGCAGGTGTTGAAAGTTCTGCATCATGTCGTCATTGTAGGAGGAGTCGGGCAACATGACAATGACAGGATCGTAGGGGGAGAAACCTGTTTCCTTAATCAGGTTCATGACTTCCTGCTGGTTATGCTGGATTTCCGTTTGCTTGAAATCGTAAAGGAACTTCAGGTTTACGCCACTGTAAATAATGCCAAAGAGGCTGACTGCACTCAGAATAATGATGATGGCCCAGTTCACCTTGTTGGGGAGCATCTTGATGGTTCTGCGTTTTACGTAGACAGGAACGTGAACCAAGAATGGTTTCTTTCGCTGGAGAAACTGTAGCAATGCGGTACTGATCAGCGGGCAGACGGCCAAGTTCAATAAGCTACCGATGGCACCGAGAATGCCGAATTCCTGCAGGCCCGGCAGCGGTACCAGCACCAGCGAAATGAACAAGCCTGCCATGATGAGGGAGGATGCCGTTACGGAGGGGATGATGCCGAGGATGGCGCTTTCGGTACTGAGGGTGGGACCCAGATTCTTTTCGCGTTCGTGGAAGTAGCGGGTAAATACGTGGGTGATAATCTGGCAGGCGTGTCCTGGAAGCAACAACCAAAGGGACAACGTGAACAGACTAATTCTTCCGTAGAGGAAGAATGCAATGGCCATGGTGAACAGTACCGGCAATGCAATAGGAATTGCGGAAATGATTATCAGCTGGGGTTGCTTGTAGAAATGGAGAATCAGCAGAAGTAAAATGATGAGGGCGGCGAATCGTCCTGCCTGCTTAGCCTCGGGCAACAACATTCTTCCGGTTTGGATAGAATCGTAAACCTTGCCGGTGTAAAGAACTCGAATGTGCTTTGTATTTTCCTCACCTTCCAGGAAACTCTTTGCTTTGTGATAGAGGGCTCGGTTTGCCTGCAGGTCAGAAATGGAGTGGGTGGGGTAGATGTCTATGACACGGACTGTGCCGTCGGAATTTGAGAAACTCTGCTGGAGGTTTCTGAAATACTTCTCTTCGATGTTCTGGATGACAGAAACTTCTTCGCTAAGGTCAACGCTGTCGGGAACGCTTGCATAAGTGCTGTCGGTTGCGTTGGTGGTGGCGCTATCTGTTGTTGCATCTTCGGTTTCAAGAGAAACGAACAGAGGGTTGTTCTTGAGAATTTCCTTTTGCTTGATGCTGTCGATATGGTTCAAGACTTCGGCTAGGTCGTTTTCGCTGGCGTAGAGAAGGCGATTCTTTTTAAAAAAGTCAAAGTCTGCGGTCCATTCAATAAAATGAACCAGAGAATCGTTTTCAAAAGCCTTTGCAAATTTTTCTGCCAACTGATGGTTGGCGAGGCTGTCTTCCGATTGTAATACGATGGTGAGGCTTCCCAGACCGCCAAAATTCTTTTCGATAGCTTCGTAATCTTGCTGAGTGCCGATGCCCTTGAGTGTGTCCTGAAGCTGGATTTCCCATCTTAGATGTTCAATGGGATAGATGCTCAAAATCGCTAAAATGGTAAAAACACCTAAAATTAGCCTCGGATATAGGGCAATTTGTTTGATGATTTTAGCGACGAGAGAAAACATAGTTCTAATATAATTATATTAGGGTTTGAATGTTTGTGGTTAAAGCTAAGGTTGGCTTGATTCGAGTGATATGCGCGCTTGTGCTCGCATGTGCTTGTTTGTCGTTTGCCGACGTGACTGATTCCACGAAAACGGATGCTCCTAAGGTCGAAGAAAAAGCGCAGAAGGAAACCCGTTTAGCGGACTACTGGATTTGGCCTTTTGAAAATATTATCCAGCCTTTGCTGAACGGATTGATTTATCCCATTGCAAAACCCATTGACTACATCTTTACCAATGGCGTGGTGGAAAAATCCATTGACCTGATTACCTTCGGCGAGAACAAGAACGTTCTTATTTATCCCAGCTTTAACTTCAAGCCCGGTTCCAGCACCATGCTCGGAGCAAACTACCGTCACCGTAATCTGTTCTTCGAGAAGGACTACACGGTGCTCCAGATGGCCTACTACGCCAATGGTGATTTTGATTTTACAGCCCGATATACAAAGCATAACCTCTTTGGTTCCTCTGTATTTGCTGCTTTCAGGTATGATTTAAAATTCGACAGAGACCATACCTTTACCTTGCCTGAAACCAAGACTTATTTTACCCAGCCGGACTCGTCCTTCAAAATCACTGGGCGCTTTGGCCGTCCATTGAACAAGGATGGTACTTTGAACCTGGCTCTTCAGGCGACATTACGTTACAACGATGCGTCTTTGCCAGATGTAAACGACTCCATTCTTGTGGATGATATTTATCCAATTGCGGACCATGGCTTGTATCAGAAAGGAATCCAGATTCCTCTGGAACTGTCTATCTTGTACGATAATTTGGACAATGCCTTTGCACCTTCGAAGGGATCTCGTATTGGCTTTACAGGAATTTATGGACTTGTTGGCGACTATAAGGGCTTGGATGAAGCTTACGCTGTGGAAAAGTCTACCAAGAATCATGACTATATCCGCACGGAACTTTTGTTCCAGCATTATTTCTTCCTTGGCTCCTCGAAGCAGTATGTGCTAAGTGCTTCTGAAGCCCGTAAGAATCGAAAGTTCTATACGGATTTTTCCTGGGACGAAGCCTTGCGTATTTGGAAGCCGGAAAATGTGTTCAATACCTTGTTTGAAAGGCGTGTGATTGCTCTGCAGATGCTGCTTATCGATGTCTGGGAACTTGAGGAAGGAGGCGCACCCTTTAACGTGATGCCTACGCTTAATGCAAGAACGCCTCTTCGCGGTTATGGTAATTCCTGGGACGCCCATCATTTGTTCAGTGTTAGCTGTGAATACCGTTGGCCCGTGGACCGTTTTGTTGACGGCGTCTTGTTTAACGAGTATGCCTTGATTGCACCGGAATTTGACAAGTGGTCTTTGGACAAGTTGTATAATTCCTGGGGCTTCGGTATTCGTGTGCGTCAGCCTAACATGTACTTGTTCCGTATTCAGCTTGGATTCCACGGTCTCCATGGCGTGAACATGGTCATGACCGTGGCTCCGGAATTTAAGTAACTGAAAAATCCACCCTTTGGAAGGGTGGATTTCGTATTGTTTGCTTTGGAGTCTTGAATGGCTTTAGGATTACAGGGATAGTTCCTCTTGGATGCCCTGACCTGCAGGGGAGTTTGCAGGGGGCGTCTTGTGGAACATCTTGTAGGCCGTAGGAGTGGCGATTCGACCACGGGGTGTACGTGCCAGAAGACCCTTTTGAATCAGATACGGCTCGTAGACTTCTTCCAAGGTATCGGGTTCTTCGCCCAAGGCTGCGCTGATGGTACCGAGACCTACGGGACCACCGTTGAACTTGTCTATGGTCATGGAAAGAATCTTGCGGTCCATGCTGTCGAGGCCTTCGCCGTCGATACCAAGCATGTCGAGAGTCTTACTGGCGGAGGCGACGTCGATGACGCCTGTTCCGCGGACCTGAGCCACATCGCGGCATCGACGCAGGACGCGGTTTGCAATACGAGGCGTACCGCGGCAACGTCCACCGAGAAGCTTTGCCGCATCTTCATCAATTTCTACGTCGAGAATCTTGGCGCTACGCATGAGAATCTGCACGATATCGCTTTCGTTGTAAAGTTCTAGACGATATTGCAGGCCGAAACG encodes the following:
- a CDS encoding serine/threonine protein kinase yields the protein MIAPQKPEIFPRPFNANYDLLGTLGKGGMGNVYKALDKKLKREVAFKILDSSSDQEAIQRFYLEAQAMKELDHQNIVHVFDFGQQENQLFIAMTYVQGTNLSEILRNKEQLSFEAIDVIIRQIARGLLYAHSKGIVHRDVKPSNIMLTHDNRVYVMDFGISYIRELEKERLTRTGMTMGTPEYMSPEQCHGDSVTLQSDIYSMGVILYEMTCGRLPFEGNRPVEIALKHVQEQPPAPELFRKDMPPGLSALILKCLKKKLNERFHDMQEFLDACDQVFPNDKDTHQSPRVTSTLRRHTASITDMATKITPKAKLLQKKLTALAVFIFPLIIMLLILLMLTHKPESTLRQLEWAEALGNYETKALEVDMTKGYPLSNLNDNDLKTAWLYTMPQKPQNPVLTLYFDGNAVVTHFGIAIGYQRSVDDAFGDRFRIFKKPKVLTIETKDGFKQKVKLENIKGMQYPPIQAMETTELKIYLDGVYEAENDDFAISEIRLLGMELP
- a CDS encoding ATP-binding cassette domain-containing protein, with the protein product MQSFRLVNVESDKPFTIGRKSDNSLVLDNLMVSRYHAVLERVNEKWFLTNLTKNSVTQVNGKNVDPKTEDSVGKPAEIADGDVIQVGPLQLKVAFKGSKLSLLLMESADQEISVTKALTEKWTAIETDEVDIPKGVEAKICAGQKVAGNCNGNCAALKFKEALTNAQGKSIKQTKLAQGEVLRLPSCEMEFDGASLVCRNRPHGFDVCVKNLDVFAGKKQLLHDVNFNLQAGEILAIIGRSGQGKSTLLRLLQGIHRSGESSEVRIGSLDYRNAEIRKHIAFLEQDPELRKDLTVRETLLDGGRVSMNKQDFKQNAQGRLEKFCELFGLSDRMDNAVKTLSGGESRRAALARELMGNPGLIILDEPLSGLDPFNSKILCSHLKQLSFLGHTIILTTHSYEALEIANKVLVLHQGEQGFFGSPEESYRYFETRDPEKILASLNDETSLHWKKTFEEKKVQETMATQVSPTLKENKDKVNFCFPKTNLSSMFFYKVALTAKQWFRDKGKFIALLIQPLVIGFLFSQIFSSLTSLWIVAFAVILSANWLALSLSIREIVQEKEILRGEFRKGVSVLTTVTAKLFLPTLVAWLQTLIVYLFVSIRTQVHASPAQLLLVVAAMIIPPVTVGLTVSAFSKNAGQANALLPLLIIPQVALAGALVPLDQMLPIGRGLSNVIWSRYNQNSLLNLLLERQDPIENILAALAIALGCYIVMVIKIHCSKKAK
- a CDS encoding pyridoxal phosphate-dependent aminotransferase, which codes for MKNLSNRTLNIAASLTVAIDTLAKQMIADGKDVVSLGAGEPDFPTPEPIREAACKAINDGKTRYTAPVGIMEVRKAVAKKLKDENGLDYKPEQIIMTSGAKHAVFNSLAALINPGDEVIIPAPYWVTYPELVKWLGGTPVFVQATKDAKFKITAEQLRAACTDKTKAILLNNPCNPTGAVYTKAELAELAKVIVEKDIYCISDEVYEYFVYDTEFASAAAFPGMAERTIVINGFSKSHCMTGWRIGYDAAPAEIAKIIGKIQGQATHHPSNVAQYAALGALEMDKSNVEAMQKAFRKRRDYMLARTAEILPVPAHAPEGAFYLFAPVDCFYGKKSPEGKVIGGSIELCEYLLQSQGLAIVPGAAFGDDTCVRFSYAASDETLAKACDRFIAGLKSLQD
- a CDS encoding MMPL family transporter, which codes for MFSLVAKIIKQIALYPRLILGVFTILAILSIYPIEHLRWEIQLQDTLKGIGTQQDYEAIEKNFGGLGSLTIVLQSEDSLANHQLAEKFAKAFENDSLVHFIEWTADFDFFKKNRLLYASENDLAEVLNHIDSIKQKEILKNNPLFVSLETEDATTDSATTNATDSTYASVPDSVDLSEEVSVIQNIEEKYFRNLQQSFSNSDGTVRVIDIYPTHSISDLQANRALYHKAKSFLEGEENTKHIRVLYTGKVYDSIQTGRMLLPEAKQAGRFAALIILLLLILHFYKQPQLIIISAIPIALPVLFTMAIAFFLYGRISLFTLSLWLLLPGHACQIITHVFTRYFHEREKNLGPTLSTESAILGIIPSVTASSLIMAGLFISLVLVPLPGLQEFGILGAIGSLLNLAVCPLISTALLQFLQRKKPFLVHVPVYVKRRTIKMLPNKVNWAIIIILSAVSLFGIIYSGVNLKFLYDFKQTEIQHNQQEVMNLIKETGFSPYDPVIVMLPDSSYNDDMMQNFQHLQDRGSVPDLGRIYTQYQFLPKESSNKREQIERLRELVDDDVLSAIGSKDSASVVEMLYNYENDVKEFELSENIRRKFSDKNRNSGVFAFIIPNVDANNGLACRRINKQVRQLEGVQDKKFKICGTTILRASVLDLILANIDKSIALGTILLWFVLLLFYNKLSRAFFTMLPSIFALSWVTVAVYMFNIHISAYSSVAFVLLIGASVDGSLQLWDSYYEKQDGTALTILQTKFSSVLFAQLAALIGSFALLFSSHPGIKSIGQISMIGMICIFVSQFSIYPLIAGALDQYRLRKKARKENEKPLQ
- a CDS encoding BamA/TamA family outer membrane protein, whose protein sequence is MLACACLSFADVTDSTKTDAPKVEEKAQKETRLADYWIWPFENIIQPLLNGLIYPIAKPIDYIFTNGVVEKSIDLITFGENKNVLIYPSFNFKPGSSTMLGANYRHRNLFFEKDYTVLQMAYYANGDFDFTARYTKHNLFGSSVFAAFRYDLKFDRDHTFTLPETKTYFTQPDSSFKITGRFGRPLNKDGTLNLALQATLRYNDASLPDVNDSILVDDIYPIADHGLYQKGIQIPLELSILYDNLDNAFAPSKGSRIGFTGIYGLVGDYKGLDEAYAVEKSTKNHDYIRTELLFQHYFFLGSSKQYVLSASEARKNRKFYTDFSWDEALRIWKPENVFNTLFERRVIALQMLLIDVWELEEGGAPFNVMPTLNARTPLRGYGNSWDAHHLFSVSCEYRWPVDRFVDGVLFNEYALIAPEFDKWSLDKLYNSWGFGIRVRQPNMYLFRIQLGFHGLHGVNMVMTVAPEFK
- the ruvB gene encoding Holliday junction branch migration DNA helicase RuvB — protein: MEEQRIISPQKRAGDESDMERTLRPPSLAEFTGQDGIKESLSIAIEAAKHRGDALDHCLFCGPPGLGKTTLSSIIAKEMGVNIHITSGPVLEKASDLAGLLTSLQENDILFIDEIHRLNRVVEEYLYPAMEDFRLDIMLDSGPAARSVNLPLKHFTLVGATTRSGLLTGPLRDRFGLQYRLELYNESDIVQILMRSAKILDVEIDEDAAKLLGGRCRGTPRIANRVLRRCRDVAQVRGTGVIDVASASKTLDMLGIDGEGLDSMDRKILSMTIDKFNGGPVGLGTISAALGEEPDTLEEVYEPYLIQKGLLARTPRGRIATPTAYKMFHKTPPANSPAGQGIQEELSL